One Gammaproteobacteria bacterium genomic window, ACAAACTTGGTATGGCAAAAGATGTGATGGCAGCCAAGCCGATGGTGCTTTATGAAAGTGATGATTTTGTGGCCCTGGCATCAGAGGAAGTGGCAATCCGAACCATATTTCCGCATGAAATCGATACTTATGATCCCTACGAGGGAGAGGTAAAGATATGGCAGAGCTAAAAACCGTTGAGTCATCCCTGGAGATGGGGATGCACACTGAGCAGTTGTCGGGGCGCACACAGCAGGTCTTCTTCTCATCTGAAGAGAGTGATAACTATACCTATCCGTGGGCAGATGAGGTTGACTTCGCCAAGTCTACTGAGATTGATGCTGAAGGTGTCGAGAGTAAGGAAGTCAATAGCAAGATCCGAGAAGCGATGGAGCAGGGTTACGGGACGATCACTGTTTTGAATCCGGCTGCCAAGCACTCGTTGGGTGTTGGTATCCTGAACCGTCTAAATCTACGCTTCGAGGGCAGTCTGGGTTATTTTGGATGCGGTCTGATCGATGGGCCGAACATCGTGATCACAGGTCGGGTGGGCTGGTCCTGTGCCGAGAATATGATGGCGGGGACGATTATCGTCGAGAAGAATGCAGGTTCCACATTTGGCGCTGCCATTCGCGGCGGTGATCTGGTGTGTAAAGGCGACGTCGGCAGTCGTACCGGCATAGACCAGAAGGGCGGAACGATTATTGTCGGCGGTCGCACGGGGGCATTTTCTGGGTTCATGATGCAGCGGGGTCGCATGGTGATCCTGGGGGATGCAGGTAAGCACCTGGGTGATTCAATGTACGATGGCACGATCTATGTGGGGGGCACGATTGAGAATCTCGGGGTAGATGCGGTTGAGGGCGAGATGTTGGATCTGGATGTCCAGTGGTTGACTCAGAAGTTTGGCCTGTACGGTTTAGAGGCACCAAACGGCATTGAAAAAATGACCAAGATTGTCGCCGGAAAACAGTTGTGGAATTACGACAATCTCGAGCCTTCAGAAAAGAAACTCGTGCTTTAACGAACTCAGGACAAAAATCATGTCAACGAATAGAAATACAGATGTCATCGGGCACAGTTTTATTTTCCCGCCTGAGGTGATTGATGATATACACATCAAGTCCGAGCTCGGCCGTTACCGTATGCGGGGGTTTTCACTATTTAAGAAAATTCCAAGCTGGGATGACTTGACGTTTCTACCGGGCACGCTGACAAGATTTGTGATCGAGGGCTACCGGGAAAAATGTCTGACTAAGACGGTTATCGGGCCCCGGGCGAAACGTCCACTGGAGCTGGATATACCGATTTACATTACCGGAATGAGTTTCGGCGCACTATCGTACGAAGCAAAGACAGCGTTGGCACGTGGCGCGACAATGGCCGGCAGTGCGACGTGTTCCGGAGAGGGCGGAATGATACCGGACGAACGGCGGTATTCCGAAAAATGGTTCTATCAGCTTATTCAATCGCGTTACGGTTTCAATCCCCATCATTTACGCCTGGCCGACGGCTGTGAATTTTTTATTGGTCAGGGATGTAAGGTCGGCCTGGGCGGTCATTTGATGGGTCAGAAAGTCACTGATCAGGTGGCGGAAATGCGGTCCCTGCCCGCGGGTATCGACCAACGTTCTCCCGCTCGTCACCCCGATTGGCTGGGACCCGATGATCTTTCGCTAAAAATTCAGGAAATACGGGAAGCGACGAACGGCGAGATCCCCATTCAGCTCAAGCTGGGTGCCGCACGTGTTTATGATGATGTGCGAATGGCAGCTAAAACGGATCCAGATTCGATCTACATCGACGGGATGGAAGGTGGCACCGGTGCCGGCCCACACCTGGCAACCGAGGAGACGGGTATCCCTGGCATAGCAGCAATACGCCAGGCTCGGCGGGCGCTTGAGGACGTGGGTGTGTCCGGGGATATCACGCTGGTGTATGCCGGTGGTATCCGAAATGGTGGGGATGTCGCAAAAGCGCTGGCTTTGGGGGCTGATGCGGTCGCGATTGGCCACTCATCTTTAATGGCGCTTAACTGTAATAAGGATATTCCAGAAGCTGATTTTGAGAAAGAGATCGGGGTCGAGGCGGGCCATTGTTATCACTGTCACACGGGTCGGTGCCCGGTCGGCGTGGCGACCCAGGATCCAGAGCTTAGAAAGCGGCTCAATCCGGATGATGCAGCTGAACGTGTGTACAACTTTTTACACACGCTCACAATTGAGTGTCAGATGCTGGCCAGGGCATGCGGCAAGACAAATGTACATTCGCTGGAACCTGAAGACCTGGCAGCATTGACAATGGAAGCATCGGCTCTGGCCCAGGTGCCACTAGCTGGCTCCCAGCATACGGTTGGCCGGCCTGACATGACCCGGTTCTGAGGAGACGCTCATTATGACAAATGAAAAAGATATTGATCATTTCATCAACACGGATGGTCTAGATACAGAACGGGAGCAGACTATTGGCCAGCACATCGGCTATCGGTACGACGTTAACTTGGTACCAGACCCCCGCCGGGTAACACCATTTCTACAAAAGTACATCGATACCATGGGTTGGCGGGATTTAAACTGGCTCGAGGATGTGCATATGGGTTACGAGGATGGCCGACCGGCTGTTTTTGACCGTAACATCAATGGCTGGGTCTCGATTCCAGAAGATATGAAACTGCCTGATAATCAGCAGGATCGTGACATGATTGCTCGCGAACTGCTCATACGGTTTCAGATGTCACCCCGTCACCCGATGGTTGACTTGCGCAAGGCCTACGCAAAATTCTAGCTGTTAGTTGTAAAGGAGTAATGTAAGGGAGCCTTGGTTATTGTTGTTGGGGCAGT contains:
- a CDS encoding GXGXG motif-containing protein; this encodes MAELKTVESSLEMGMHTEQLSGRTQQVFFSSEESDNYTYPWADEVDFAKSTEIDAEGVESKEVNSKIREAMEQGYGTITVLNPAAKHSLGVGILNRLNLRFEGSLGYFGCGLIDGPNIVITGRVGWSCAENMMAGTIIVEKNAGSTFGAAIRGGDLVCKGDVGSRTGIDQKGGTIIVGGRTGAFSGFMMQRGRMVILGDAGKHLGDSMYDGTIYVGGTIENLGVDAVEGEMLDLDVQWLTQKFGLYGLEAPNGIEKMTKIVAGKQLWNYDNLEPSEKKLVL
- a CDS encoding FMN-binding glutamate synthase family protein yields the protein MSTNRNTDVIGHSFIFPPEVIDDIHIKSELGRYRMRGFSLFKKIPSWDDLTFLPGTLTRFVIEGYREKCLTKTVIGPRAKRPLELDIPIYITGMSFGALSYEAKTALARGATMAGSATCSGEGGMIPDERRYSEKWFYQLIQSRYGFNPHHLRLADGCEFFIGQGCKVGLGGHLMGQKVTDQVAEMRSLPAGIDQRSPARHPDWLGPDDLSLKIQEIREATNGEIPIQLKLGAARVYDDVRMAAKTDPDSIYIDGMEGGTGAGPHLATEETGIPGIAAIRQARRALEDVGVSGDITLVYAGGIRNGGDVAKALALGADAVAIGHSSLMALNCNKDIPEADFEKEIGVEAGHCYHCHTGRCPVGVATQDPELRKRLNPDDAAERVYNFLHTLTIECQMLARACGKTNVHSLEPEDLAALTMEASALAQVPLAGSQHTVGRPDMTRF